A stretch of Hemicordylus capensis ecotype Gifberg chromosome 9, rHemCap1.1.pri, whole genome shotgun sequence DNA encodes these proteins:
- the LOC128334187 gene encoding nascent polypeptide-associated complex subunit alpha, muscle-specific form-like isoform X1, whose product MADESTEKRPSAGSACTSASWAGEGGGSPSSFLETPTATIGSTSMWSSVSDLSLQSIEGRDSRDHRDPAEGDLRKPQREHQWPGSPAASLYHLPGPFFGPLAPSRPTAGPMAQLSGHTSIGQLRPPEPEEFPPFLHRVREAPGYRHATLAPIPPAETTSLAQLAPIPPAARRSLAQPARADPARKRNLVLLAHRLQSEGSSTTPAAGGFRPAPPDQPRSGKPTDIRRASRVLIPATEQTLDIQIKEPATQKAEGFSTGAARRMKIPELGSHRAGTQERHPPSPPQLKGRGPAKGGTAPQLLPEFLFPPPPPEPTKVLAKGTASHLVAPGDKNTQCAKPRLQLFDFLPPISSATKKPKDHTYGELVGRKLPAENIGKRARAAGAESVPAPKVPRGSPKAEGEARSGETAKAPLDQKEGRTVQKIPTCHLELAVQPHQPMKPAGSMPGQKLLKMPQVLPGRGKARLLPPEAEAGNTKRQKVGAESSGSAQAVPPTPRSSLARMMRDSVQVFHALGPPAKSKSAEGHPGQSVPQKTPAMSMGRPPSGSTAEPPPRPLAALPSRPAGKAPPSSMARPAAMPMANLPPSSLAHPQSTPVWRPPGSRPFMLRPSSLAQPNSLRMHGLAGRTFGQPPPVPQPQPQPWGPTPTHRPVLPAHQASTEHPVLPPGPQRTTAEQEFKGDTFIPWRTPPAHLEVSRPMTEEQRPVRELMRRRAQRAREEAAQWTSAGRRQYFVEREEEMNISLQYGYPWRH is encoded by the exons ATGGCAG atgaGTCGACTGAAAAGAGGCCGTCTGCTGGCTCCGCCTGTACGAGCGCGAGCTGGGCCGGGGAAGGAGGCGGTTCGCCCAGCAGCTTCCTCGAGACACCGACGGCGACCATTGGTTCCACCTCCATGTGGTCCTCGGTCTCTGACCTCTCCCTTCAGTCCATCGAAGGGAGGGACAGCAGGGACCACAGAGACCCAGCAGAGGGAGATCTGCGGAAGCCGCAGCGGGAGCACCAGTGGCCTGGCTCACCGGCGGCATCCCTCTACCATCTCCCCGGACCCTTCTTTGGGCCGCTGGCCCCCAGCCGTCCCACTGCGGGCCCCATGGCCCAATTGTCTGGCCATACATCCATTGGCCAGCTGCGACCTCCAGAGCCGGAAGAGTTCCCACCATTCTTGCATAGGGTGAGGGAGGCTCCTGGCTACAGACATGCCACgcttgcccccatccctcctgcgGAGACAACATCTCTGGCCCAgcttgcccccatccctcctgctgcaagAAGATCTCTGGCCCAGCCGGCCAGGGCGGACCCGGCGCGCAAGAGGAATCTGGTCCTGCTGGCACACCGGCTGCAATCCGAAGGCAGCAGCACCACCCCTGCCGCTGGGGGGTTCCGCCCAGCCCCACCGGATCAGCCCAGGAGCGGCAAGCCGACGGACATTCGCCGTGCGTCCAGAG TCTTGATTCCTGCCACTGAGCAGACACTGGACATCCAAATCAAGGAGCCTGCAACTCAGAAGGCAGAAGGCTTCAGCACCGGTGCTGCACGAAGAATGAAGATCCCAGAGTTGGGATCACACAGAG CAGGGACCCAGGAGCGCCACCCACCATCTCCTCCCCAGCTGAAGGGTCGAGGACCGGCCAAGGGAGGAACAGCCCCGCAGTTGCTTCCGGAATTCCtcttcccgcctcctcctccagagcCAACCAAAGTGCTCGCAAAGGGAACGGCTTCCCACCTGGTAGCCCCAGGAGACAAGAACACCCAATGCGCCAAGCCAAGGCTGCAGCTCTTTGACTTTTTGCCGCCCATCTCCTCTGCGACCAAAAAGCCCAAGGACCACACATATGGGGAGTTGGTGGGCAGGAAACTCCCTGCAGAGAACATTGGAAAgagggcaagggcagcaggggcagagagcGTGCCAGCACCCAAGGTTCCACGGGGAAGCCCAAAGGCTGAGGGGGAGGCGAGATCTGGAGAGACGGCCAAAGCACCCCTGGaccagaaggaagggagaaccgTGCAGAAGATCCCCacttgccatctggagctggccgTCCAACCCCATCAGCCGATGAAACCTGCAGGTAGCATGCCAGGCCAGAAGCTGTTGAAAATGCCTCAGGTcctgccaggaagggggaaagcacgGCTGCTACCACCTGAAGCCGAAGCAGGGAACACCAagaggcagaaagtgggggcagagTCCAGTGGATCCGCCCAGGCTGTGCCCCCGACTCCGAGGAGCAGCCTGGCCAGAATGATGCGGGACTCCGTGCAGGTGTTCCATGCCCTGGGCCCCCCAGCAAAATCCAAGAGTGCAGAGGGACATCCCGGGCAGAGCGTGCCCCAAAAGACACCAGCGATGTCCATGGGAAGGCCACCATCGGGAAGCACAGCCGAGCCACCACCAAGGCCTTTGGCAGCCCTGCCAAGCAGACCAGCGGGGAAGGCACCGCccagctccatggccaggccaGCAGCCATGCCGATGGCCAACCTCCCCCCTAGCTCCCTGGCCCACCCACAATCAACGCCAGTGTGGAGGCCGCCGGGATCCCGTCCCTTCATGCTCCGTCCCTCCTCCCTGGCGCAGCCAAATAGCTTGCGGATGCACGGTCTTGCTGGGAGGACCTTTGGCCAGCCCCCGCCGGTCCCGCAACCACAGCCACAGCCTTGGGGTCCCACACCAACCCACCGACccgtcctccctgcccaccaagccTCCACGGAGCATCCGGTCCTTCCACCTGGTCCCCAGCGCACGACAGCAGAGCAGGAGTTTAAGGGGGACACGTTCATCCCTTGGAGGACGCCCCCAGCCCACCTGGAAGTCTCCCGGCCCATGACGGAGGAGCAACGGCCCGTCCGGGAGCTGATGCGGCGGCGGGCTCAAAGAGCGAGGGAAGAGGCGGCTCAGTGGACATCAGCCGGCCGGAGGCAGTATTTCGTggagcgggaggaggaaatgAACATCTCCCTTCAGTATGGCTACCCCTGGCGCCACTGA
- the LOC128334187 gene encoding nascent polypeptide-associated complex subunit alpha, muscle-specific form-like isoform X2 — MADESTEKRPSAGSACTSASWAGEGGGSPSSFLETPTATIGSTSMWSSVSDLSLQSIEGRDSRDHRDPAEGDLRKPQREHQWPGSPAASLYHLPGPFFGPLAPSRPTAGPMAQLSGHTSIGQLRPPEPEEFPPFLHRVREAPGYRHATLAPIPPAETTSLAQLAPIPPAARRSLAQPARADPARKRNLVLLAHRLQSEGSSTTPAAGGFRPAPPDQPRSGKPTDIRRASRVLIPATEQTLDIQIKEPATQKAEGFSTGAARRMKIPELGSHRGTQERHPPSPPQLKGRGPAKGGTAPQLLPEFLFPPPPPEPTKVLAKGTASHLVAPGDKNTQCAKPRLQLFDFLPPISSATKKPKDHTYGELVGRKLPAENIGKRARAAGAESVPAPKVPRGSPKAEGEARSGETAKAPLDQKEGRTVQKIPTCHLELAVQPHQPMKPAGSMPGQKLLKMPQVLPGRGKARLLPPEAEAGNTKRQKVGAESSGSAQAVPPTPRSSLARMMRDSVQVFHALGPPAKSKSAEGHPGQSVPQKTPAMSMGRPPSGSTAEPPPRPLAALPSRPAGKAPPSSMARPAAMPMANLPPSSLAHPQSTPVWRPPGSRPFMLRPSSLAQPNSLRMHGLAGRTFGQPPPVPQPQPQPWGPTPTHRPVLPAHQASTEHPVLPPGPQRTTAEQEFKGDTFIPWRTPPAHLEVSRPMTEEQRPVRELMRRRAQRAREEAAQWTSAGRRQYFVEREEEMNISLQYGYPWRH, encoded by the exons ATGGCAG atgaGTCGACTGAAAAGAGGCCGTCTGCTGGCTCCGCCTGTACGAGCGCGAGCTGGGCCGGGGAAGGAGGCGGTTCGCCCAGCAGCTTCCTCGAGACACCGACGGCGACCATTGGTTCCACCTCCATGTGGTCCTCGGTCTCTGACCTCTCCCTTCAGTCCATCGAAGGGAGGGACAGCAGGGACCACAGAGACCCAGCAGAGGGAGATCTGCGGAAGCCGCAGCGGGAGCACCAGTGGCCTGGCTCACCGGCGGCATCCCTCTACCATCTCCCCGGACCCTTCTTTGGGCCGCTGGCCCCCAGCCGTCCCACTGCGGGCCCCATGGCCCAATTGTCTGGCCATACATCCATTGGCCAGCTGCGACCTCCAGAGCCGGAAGAGTTCCCACCATTCTTGCATAGGGTGAGGGAGGCTCCTGGCTACAGACATGCCACgcttgcccccatccctcctgcgGAGACAACATCTCTGGCCCAgcttgcccccatccctcctgctgcaagAAGATCTCTGGCCCAGCCGGCCAGGGCGGACCCGGCGCGCAAGAGGAATCTGGTCCTGCTGGCACACCGGCTGCAATCCGAAGGCAGCAGCACCACCCCTGCCGCTGGGGGGTTCCGCCCAGCCCCACCGGATCAGCCCAGGAGCGGCAAGCCGACGGACATTCGCCGTGCGTCCAGAG TCTTGATTCCTGCCACTGAGCAGACACTGGACATCCAAATCAAGGAGCCTGCAACTCAGAAGGCAGAAGGCTTCAGCACCGGTGCTGCACGAAGAATGAAGATCCCAGAGTTGGGATCACACAGAG GGACCCAGGAGCGCCACCCACCATCTCCTCCCCAGCTGAAGGGTCGAGGACCGGCCAAGGGAGGAACAGCCCCGCAGTTGCTTCCGGAATTCCtcttcccgcctcctcctccagagcCAACCAAAGTGCTCGCAAAGGGAACGGCTTCCCACCTGGTAGCCCCAGGAGACAAGAACACCCAATGCGCCAAGCCAAGGCTGCAGCTCTTTGACTTTTTGCCGCCCATCTCCTCTGCGACCAAAAAGCCCAAGGACCACACATATGGGGAGTTGGTGGGCAGGAAACTCCCTGCAGAGAACATTGGAAAgagggcaagggcagcaggggcagagagcGTGCCAGCACCCAAGGTTCCACGGGGAAGCCCAAAGGCTGAGGGGGAGGCGAGATCTGGAGAGACGGCCAAAGCACCCCTGGaccagaaggaagggagaaccgTGCAGAAGATCCCCacttgccatctggagctggccgTCCAACCCCATCAGCCGATGAAACCTGCAGGTAGCATGCCAGGCCAGAAGCTGTTGAAAATGCCTCAGGTcctgccaggaagggggaaagcacgGCTGCTACCACCTGAAGCCGAAGCAGGGAACACCAagaggcagaaagtgggggcagagTCCAGTGGATCCGCCCAGGCTGTGCCCCCGACTCCGAGGAGCAGCCTGGCCAGAATGATGCGGGACTCCGTGCAGGTGTTCCATGCCCTGGGCCCCCCAGCAAAATCCAAGAGTGCAGAGGGACATCCCGGGCAGAGCGTGCCCCAAAAGACACCAGCGATGTCCATGGGAAGGCCACCATCGGGAAGCACAGCCGAGCCACCACCAAGGCCTTTGGCAGCCCTGCCAAGCAGACCAGCGGGGAAGGCACCGCccagctccatggccaggccaGCAGCCATGCCGATGGCCAACCTCCCCCCTAGCTCCCTGGCCCACCCACAATCAACGCCAGTGTGGAGGCCGCCGGGATCCCGTCCCTTCATGCTCCGTCCCTCCTCCCTGGCGCAGCCAAATAGCTTGCGGATGCACGGTCTTGCTGGGAGGACCTTTGGCCAGCCCCCGCCGGTCCCGCAACCACAGCCACAGCCTTGGGGTCCCACACCAACCCACCGACccgtcctccctgcccaccaagccTCCACGGAGCATCCGGTCCTTCCACCTGGTCCCCAGCGCACGACAGCAGAGCAGGAGTTTAAGGGGGACACGTTCATCCCTTGGAGGACGCCCCCAGCCCACCTGGAAGTCTCCCGGCCCATGACGGAGGAGCAACGGCCCGTCCGGGAGCTGATGCGGCGGCGGGCTCAAAGAGCGAGGGAAGAGGCGGCTCAGTGGACATCAGCCGGCCGGAGGCAGTATTTCGTggagcgggaggaggaaatgAACATCTCCCTTCAGTATGGCTACCCCTGGCGCCACTGA
- the LOC128334188 gene encoding WAS/WASL-interacting protein family member 3-like isoform X2 translates to MADESTEKRPSAGSACTSASWAGEGGGSPSSFLETPTPTIGSTSMWSSVSDLSLQSIEGRDSRDHRDPAEGDLRKPQREHQWPGSPAASLYHLPGPFFGPLAPSRPTAGPMAQLSGHTSIGQLRPPEPEEFPPFLHRVREAPGYRHATLAPIPPAETTSLAQLAPIPPAARRSLAQPARADPARKRNLVLLAHRLQSEGSSTTPAAGGFRPAPPDQPRSGKPTDIRRASRVLIPATEQTLDIQIKEPATQKAEGFSTGAAPRMKIPELGPHRGTQERHPPSPPQLKGRGPAKGGTAPQLLPEFLFPPPPPQPTKVLAKGTASHLVAPGDKNTQCAKPRLQLFDFLPPISSATKKAKDRTYGELVGRKLPAENIGKRARAAGAESVPAPKFPRGSPKAEREARSGETAKAPLDQKEGRTVQKIPTCHLELAAQPHQPMKPAGSMPGQKLLKMPQVLPGRGKARLLPPEAEAGDTKRQKVGAESSGSAQAVPPTPRSSLARMMRDSVQVFHALGPPAKSKSAEGHPGQSVPPKTPAMSMGRPPSGSTAEPPPRPLAALPSRPAGKAPPSSMARPAAMPMANLPPSSLAHPQSTPVWRPPGSRPFMLRPSSLAQANTLRMHGLAGRTFGQLPPAPQPQPQPWGPTPTHRPVLPAHQASTEHPVLPPGPQHTTAEQEFKGDTFIPWRTPPAHLEVSRPMTEEQRPVRELMRRRAQRAREEAAQWTSAGRRQYFVEREEEMNISLQYGYPWRH, encoded by the exons ATGGCAG ATGAGTCGACTGAAAAGAGGCCGTCTGCTGGCTCTGCCTGTACGAGCGCGAGCTGGGCCGGGGAAGGAGGCGGTTCGCCCAGCAGCTTCCTTGAGACACCGACGCCGACCATTGGTTCCACCTCCATGTGGTCCTCGGTCTCTGACCTCTCCCTTCAGTCCATCGAAGGGAGGGACAGCAGGGACCACAGAGACCCAGCAGAGGGAGATCTGCGGAAGCCGCAGCGGGAGCACCAGTGGCCTGGCTCACCGGCGGCATCCCTCTACCATCTCCCCGGACCCTTCTTTGGGCCGCTGGCCCCCAGCCGTCCCACTGCGGGCCCCATGGCCCAATTGTCTGGCCATACATCCATTGGCCAGCTGCGACCTCCAGAGCCGGAAGAGTTCCCACCATTCTTGCATAGGGTGAGGGAGGCTCCTGGCTACAGACATGCCACgcttgcccccatccctcctgcgGAGACAACATCTCTGGCCCAgcttgcccccatccctcctgctgcaagAAGATCTCTGGCCCAGCCGGCCAGGGCGGACCCGGCGCGCAAGAGGAATCTGGTCCTGCTGGCACACCGGCTGCAATCCGAAGGCAGCAGCACCACCCCTGCCGCTGGGGGGTTCCGCCCAGCCCCACCGGATCAGCCCAGGAGCGGCAAGCCGACGGACATTCGCCGTGCGTCCAGAG TCTTGATTCCTGCCACTGAGCAGACACTGGACATCCAAATCAAGGAGCCTGCAACTCAGAAGGCAGAAGGCTTCAGCACCGGTGCTGCCCCAAGAATGAAGATCCCAGAGTTGGGACCACACAGAG GGACCCAGGAGCGCCACCCACCATCTCCTCCCCAGCTGAAGGGTCGAGGACCGGCCAAGGGAGGAACAGCCCCGCAGTTGCTTCCGGAATTCCtcttcccgcctcctcctccacagccaACCAAAGTGCTCGCAAAGGGAACGGCTTCCCACCTGGTAGCCCCAGGAGACAAGAACACCCAATGTGCCAAGCCAAGGCTGCAGCTCTTTGACTTTTTGCCGCCCATCTCCTCTGCGACCAAAAAGGCCAAGGACCGCACATATGGGGAGTTGGTGGGCAGGAAACTCCCTGCAGAGAACATTGGAAAgagggcaagggcagcaggggcagagagcGTGCCAGCACCCAAGTTTCCACGGGGAAGCCCAAAGGCTGAGCGGGAGGCGAGATCTGGAGAGACGGCCAAAGCACCCCTGGaccagaaggaagggagaaccgTGCAGAAGATCCCCacttgccatctggagctggccgCCCAACCCCATCAGCCGATGAAACCTGCAGGAAGCATGCCAGGCCAGAAGCTGTTGAAAATGCCTCAGGTcctgccaggaagggggaaagcacgGCTGCTACCACCTGAAGCCGAAGCTGGGGACACCAagaggcagaaagtgggggcagagTCCAGTGGATCCGCCCAGGCTGTGCCCCCGACTCCGAGGAGCAGCCTGGCCAGAATGATGCGGGACTCCGTGCAGGTGTTCCATGCCCTGGGCCCCCCGGCAAAATCCAAGAGTGCAGAGGGACATCCCGGGCAGAGCGTGCCCCCAAAGACACCAGCAATGTCCATGGGAAGGCCACCATCGGGAAGCACAGCCGAGCCACCACCAAGGCCTTTGGCAGCCCTGCCAAGCAGACCAGCAGGGAAGGCACCGCccagctccatggccaggccaGCAGCCATGCCGATGGCCAACCTCCCCCCTAGCTCCCTGGCCCACCCACAATCCACGCCAGTGTGGAGGCCGCCGGGATCCCGTCCCTTCATGCTCCGGCCCTCCTCCCTGGCGCAGGCAAATACCTTGCGGATGCACGGTCTTGCTGGGAGGACCTTTGGCCAGCTCCCGCCGGCCCCGCAACCACAGCCACAGCCTTGGGGTCCCACACCAACCCACCGACccgtcctccctgcccaccaagccTCCACGGAGCATCCGGTCCTTCCACCTGGTCCCCAGCACACGACAGCAGAGCAGGAGTTTAAGGGGGACACGTTCATCCCTTGGAGGACGCCCCCGGCCCACCTGGAAGTCTCCCGGCCCATGACGGAGGAGCAACGGCCCGTCCGGGAGCTGATGCGGCGGCGGGCTCAAAGAGCGAGGGAAGAGGCGGCTCAGTGGACATCAGCCGGCCGGAGGCAGTATTTCGTggagcgggaggaggaaatgAACATCTCCCTTCAGTATGGCTACCCCTGGCGCCACTGA
- the LOC128334188 gene encoding WAS/WASL-interacting protein family member 3-like isoform X1, with the protein MADESTEKRPSAGSACTSASWAGEGGGSPSSFLETPTPTIGSTSMWSSVSDLSLQSIEGRDSRDHRDPAEGDLRKPQREHQWPGSPAASLYHLPGPFFGPLAPSRPTAGPMAQLSGHTSIGQLRPPEPEEFPPFLHRVREAPGYRHATLAPIPPAETTSLAQLAPIPPAARRSLAQPARADPARKRNLVLLAHRLQSEGSSTTPAAGGFRPAPPDQPRSGKPTDIRRASRVLIPATEQTLDIQIKEPATQKAEGFSTGAAPRMKIPELGPHRAGTQERHPPSPPQLKGRGPAKGGTAPQLLPEFLFPPPPPQPTKVLAKGTASHLVAPGDKNTQCAKPRLQLFDFLPPISSATKKAKDRTYGELVGRKLPAENIGKRARAAGAESVPAPKFPRGSPKAEREARSGETAKAPLDQKEGRTVQKIPTCHLELAAQPHQPMKPAGSMPGQKLLKMPQVLPGRGKARLLPPEAEAGDTKRQKVGAESSGSAQAVPPTPRSSLARMMRDSVQVFHALGPPAKSKSAEGHPGQSVPPKTPAMSMGRPPSGSTAEPPPRPLAALPSRPAGKAPPSSMARPAAMPMANLPPSSLAHPQSTPVWRPPGSRPFMLRPSSLAQANTLRMHGLAGRTFGQLPPAPQPQPQPWGPTPTHRPVLPAHQASTEHPVLPPGPQHTTAEQEFKGDTFIPWRTPPAHLEVSRPMTEEQRPVRELMRRRAQRAREEAAQWTSAGRRQYFVEREEEMNISLQYGYPWRH; encoded by the exons ATGGCAG ATGAGTCGACTGAAAAGAGGCCGTCTGCTGGCTCTGCCTGTACGAGCGCGAGCTGGGCCGGGGAAGGAGGCGGTTCGCCCAGCAGCTTCCTTGAGACACCGACGCCGACCATTGGTTCCACCTCCATGTGGTCCTCGGTCTCTGACCTCTCCCTTCAGTCCATCGAAGGGAGGGACAGCAGGGACCACAGAGACCCAGCAGAGGGAGATCTGCGGAAGCCGCAGCGGGAGCACCAGTGGCCTGGCTCACCGGCGGCATCCCTCTACCATCTCCCCGGACCCTTCTTTGGGCCGCTGGCCCCCAGCCGTCCCACTGCGGGCCCCATGGCCCAATTGTCTGGCCATACATCCATTGGCCAGCTGCGACCTCCAGAGCCGGAAGAGTTCCCACCATTCTTGCATAGGGTGAGGGAGGCTCCTGGCTACAGACATGCCACgcttgcccccatccctcctgcgGAGACAACATCTCTGGCCCAgcttgcccccatccctcctgctgcaagAAGATCTCTGGCCCAGCCGGCCAGGGCGGACCCGGCGCGCAAGAGGAATCTGGTCCTGCTGGCACACCGGCTGCAATCCGAAGGCAGCAGCACCACCCCTGCCGCTGGGGGGTTCCGCCCAGCCCCACCGGATCAGCCCAGGAGCGGCAAGCCGACGGACATTCGCCGTGCGTCCAGAG TCTTGATTCCTGCCACTGAGCAGACACTGGACATCCAAATCAAGGAGCCTGCAACTCAGAAGGCAGAAGGCTTCAGCACCGGTGCTGCCCCAAGAATGAAGATCCCAGAGTTGGGACCACACAGAG CAGGGACCCAGGAGCGCCACCCACCATCTCCTCCCCAGCTGAAGGGTCGAGGACCGGCCAAGGGAGGAACAGCCCCGCAGTTGCTTCCGGAATTCCtcttcccgcctcctcctccacagccaACCAAAGTGCTCGCAAAGGGAACGGCTTCCCACCTGGTAGCCCCAGGAGACAAGAACACCCAATGTGCCAAGCCAAGGCTGCAGCTCTTTGACTTTTTGCCGCCCATCTCCTCTGCGACCAAAAAGGCCAAGGACCGCACATATGGGGAGTTGGTGGGCAGGAAACTCCCTGCAGAGAACATTGGAAAgagggcaagggcagcaggggcagagagcGTGCCAGCACCCAAGTTTCCACGGGGAAGCCCAAAGGCTGAGCGGGAGGCGAGATCTGGAGAGACGGCCAAAGCACCCCTGGaccagaaggaagggagaaccgTGCAGAAGATCCCCacttgccatctggagctggccgCCCAACCCCATCAGCCGATGAAACCTGCAGGAAGCATGCCAGGCCAGAAGCTGTTGAAAATGCCTCAGGTcctgccaggaagggggaaagcacgGCTGCTACCACCTGAAGCCGAAGCTGGGGACACCAagaggcagaaagtgggggcagagTCCAGTGGATCCGCCCAGGCTGTGCCCCCGACTCCGAGGAGCAGCCTGGCCAGAATGATGCGGGACTCCGTGCAGGTGTTCCATGCCCTGGGCCCCCCGGCAAAATCCAAGAGTGCAGAGGGACATCCCGGGCAGAGCGTGCCCCCAAAGACACCAGCAATGTCCATGGGAAGGCCACCATCGGGAAGCACAGCCGAGCCACCACCAAGGCCTTTGGCAGCCCTGCCAAGCAGACCAGCAGGGAAGGCACCGCccagctccatggccaggccaGCAGCCATGCCGATGGCCAACCTCCCCCCTAGCTCCCTGGCCCACCCACAATCCACGCCAGTGTGGAGGCCGCCGGGATCCCGTCCCTTCATGCTCCGGCCCTCCTCCCTGGCGCAGGCAAATACCTTGCGGATGCACGGTCTTGCTGGGAGGACCTTTGGCCAGCTCCCGCCGGCCCCGCAACCACAGCCACAGCCTTGGGGTCCCACACCAACCCACCGACccgtcctccctgcccaccaagccTCCACGGAGCATCCGGTCCTTCCACCTGGTCCCCAGCACACGACAGCAGAGCAGGAGTTTAAGGGGGACACGTTCATCCCTTGGAGGACGCCCCCGGCCCACCTGGAAGTCTCCCGGCCCATGACGGAGGAGCAACGGCCCGTCCGGGAGCTGATGCGGCGGCGGGCTCAAAGAGCGAGGGAAGAGGCGGCTCAGTGGACATCAGCCGGCCGGAGGCAGTATTTCGTggagcgggaggaggaaatgAACATCTCCCTTCAGTATGGCTACCCCTGGCGCCACTGA